From Coffea arabica cultivar ET-39 chromosome 2e, Coffea Arabica ET-39 HiFi, whole genome shotgun sequence, the proteins below share one genomic window:
- the LOC140036868 gene encoding uncharacterized protein — protein MHVNRVVADALGVVTICLVSVLVLLGLFCVLYSFYFRNRIKGFTQLGYFSGPWIIRILFIFLATWWGLGEIFRLNLLRRDGRLLNALSATWQESLCKIYIVSNLGFAEPCVFLTLVFLLRASLQKSGTLSPKWNARTAGYVLLYCVPVFVLQLVVILIGPKFNKESNMHRLPPYFTKAAATSKTRRNDDVALCTYPLLSTIILGLFNTILSAYLSLLGRRILHLVINNGLQKRVYALTCSVVCLVPLRVLFLGLSVRFRPELFLFETLAFLAFLSLWCCVGVGICLLVYFPVADSLALRNLQKDIEARRRVSDEHNDTMSLIANQSPVDESLVSSPGRNSVASTKRGSISFRTMEKDETSGAFVELSLFSPSRHSTPPGSPRLLGWPMLPAAQALGGP, from the coding sequence ATGCACGTAAATAGAGTTGTTGCTGATGCACTTGGTGTGGTAACAATTTGTCTAGTTTCTGTTCTAGTTCTTCTTGGACTATTTTGCGTCCTGTATTCATTTTACTTCCGCAATCGCATCAAAGGTTTCACTCAACTTGGTTACTTTAGTGGCCCTTGGATTATCAGAATCTTGTTCATCTTTTTGGCAACCTGGTGGGGTCTTGGAGAAATATTTCGATTGAATTTACTGAGACGTGACGGTAGATTGTTGAATGCCCTTTCCGCGACATGGCAAGAATCATTGTGCAAGATCTACATCGTCTCAAACCTGGGGTTTGCAGAGCCTTGCGTGTTCCTCACCCTCGTATTCCTCCTCCGTGCATCCTTACAGAAGTCTGGAACATTGAGTCCGAAATGGAATGCAAGAACAGCTGGTTATGTACTTCTCTATTGCGTCCCAGTTTTTGTTCTTCAGCTTGTAGTTATTTTGATTGGACCCAAGTTCAACAAGGAAAGTAATATGCACAGATTGCCGCCTTACTTCACCAAGGCTGCTGCTACATCAAAGACAAGGCGCAATGATGATGTCGCTCTCTGCACATACCCATTATTGAGTACAATCATCCTAGGTCTCTTTAATACAATTTTAAGTGCGTATCTGTCCTTGCTTGGAAGGCGAATTCTACATTTGGTCATCAATAACGGATTGCAGAAGAGAGTATATGCATTAACCTGCTCTGTTGTTTGTCTTGTTCCTTTGAGGGTTCTCTTTCTCGGTTTATCTGTTCGGTTTAGGCCTGAACTCTTCCTGTTTGAAACTCTTGCATTTTTggcttttctttccctttggtGTTGTGTTGGGGTGGGTATTTGCTTgcttgtttattttcctgttgCGGATTCTTTAGCCTTGAGGAATCTCCAGAAAGATATAGAGGCTAGAAGAAGAGTTAGTGATGAACATAATGACACCATGTCACTAATTGCTAACCAAAGCCCTGTAGATGAGAGCCTGGTAAGCAGTCCTGGAAGGAACTCAGTGGCTTCAACCAAGCGGGGATCAATTTCTTTCCGGACAATGGAGAAAGATGAAACGTCTGGAGCATTTGTGGAACTGAGCCTATTCTCCCCTAGTAGGCATTCAACCCCACCTGGCTCACCTAGACTTCTTGGCTGGCCTATGCTTCCTGCTGCGCAGGCTCTTGGTGGACCTTAA